The following coding sequences are from one Acomys russatus chromosome 16, mAcoRus1.1, whole genome shotgun sequence window:
- the Krt24 gene encoding keratin, type I cytoskeletal 24, giving the protein MFCSTQRGSCSSAGAMGSRVCTGGSTFSRGSSCGLEGGSAWGLQGSKGGLGSCSVKGGFGAASGFGGGSSFGGGSGFGGGCGFGGGCGFGGGSGFGGGSGFGGGCGFGGGSSGGIYSCRSSVGGGLGGVSGSDGGLLSGSEKQTMQDLNDRLAKYLDTVRALEVANTSLESKIEEWYCKHGSGKAGPERDYSKYWTMIEELKNQIFSATCENGRKALQLDNARLAADDFRMKYEHELCLRECIEGDINGLRKVLDGLTMTRSDLEMQIEALTEELVCLRKNHEEEMKCLRGSSGGDVTVEMNAAPGTDLTKLLNDMRAQYEAMAEQNRQEAEKQFNERSASLQAQISTDVGAADCARNEIMELKRTVQALEIELQSQLALKCSLEGTLADVEAGYVARLCGVQTQISSLEEELCQIRGETECQKAEYDCLLNIKARLEEEIETYRRLLNGEGGGCDYTNLVSKHMVLSDSRSGQGKDPNKTRVTKTIIEEVVDGKIVSSQVSNISEVKIK; this is encoded by the exons ATGTTCTGCTCAACTCAGAGAGGGTCCTGCTCCTCCGCCGGGGCTATGGGCAGCAGGGTGTGCACTGGTGGAAGCACCTTTAGCCGTGGAAGTAGCTGTGGGCTCGAGGGAGGCTCTGCCTGGGGCCTCCAGGGATCTAAGGGTGGCCTTGGAAGCTGCTCAGTAAAGGGTGGATTTGGAGCAGCCTCTGGCTTTGGAGGGGGCTCTAGCTTTGGTGGAGGTTCCGGCTTTGGCGGGGGCTGTGGCTTTGGCGGGGGCTGTGGCTTTGGCGGGGGCTCCGGCTTTGGTGGAGGTTCCGGCTTTGGCGGGGGCTGTGGCTTTGGCGGGGGCTCTAGCGGAGGCATCTATAGCTGCAGAAGTAGTGTGGGAGGTGGTCTTGGTGGTGTCAGCGGCAGTGATGGGGGTCTTCTCTCTGGAAGTGAAAAGCAAACGATGCAGGACCTCAATGACCGTCTGGCCAAGTACCTAGACACGGTCCGAGCCCTGGAGGTAGCGAACACTAGCCTGGAGAGTAAAATCGAGGAGTGGTATTGCAAGCATGGGTCCGGAAAAGCTGGACCTGAAAGAGACTACAGCAAATACTGGACCATGATCGAAGAGCTGAAGAACCAG ATCTTTTCAGCCACCTGTGAAAACGGCAGGAAAGCCCTGCAGCTTGACAACGCCAGACTGGCTGCCGACGACTTCAGAATGAA gtatgAGCATGAACTGTGCCTCCGGGAGTGCATAGAGGGCGACATCAACGGCCTGCGGAAAGTGCTGGATGGCCTGACCATGACTCGCTCTGACCTGGAGATGCAGATCGAGGCTTTGACTGAGGAACTGGTCTGCCTGAGGAAGAACCATGAGGAG GAAATGAAGTGCCTGCGAGGAAGCTCTGGAGGGGACGTGACAGTAGAAATGAATGCTGCCCCAGGAACCGACCTGACCAAGCTACTGAATGACATGAGGGCTCAGTATGAGGCCATGGCTGAGCAGAACCGCCAGGAAGCTGAGAAACAATTCAATGAGCGG AGTGCATCCCTGCAAGCCCAGATCTCTACCGATGTAGGGGCAGCCGACTGCGCCAGGAACGAGATAATGGAACTGAAACGCACCGTGCAAGCCCTGGAAATCGAGCTTCAATCCCAGCTGGCCCTG AAATGCTCTCTGGAAGGGACCCTGGCTGACGTGGAAGCTGGCTATGTGGCCCGGCTGTGTGGAGTCCAGACGCAGATCAGCAGCCTGGAGGAAGAGCTCTGTCAGATTCGGGGCGAGACAGAGTGCCAGAAAGCAGAGTATGACTGCCTCCTGAACATCAAGGCACGCCTGGAGGAGGAGATCGAGACCTACCGTCGCCTGCTCAATGGAGAAGGAGG tGGATGTGATTATACAAACTTAGTATCCAAGCACATGGTGTTGAGTGACTCAAGATCTGGCCAAGGAAAAG ATCCCAACAAGACGAGAGTGACGAAGACCATTATAGAGGAGGTGGTAGACGGCAAAATTGTCTCATCTCAAGTCAGCAACATTTccgaagtgaaaataaaataa